The sequence below is a genomic window from Prochlorococcus marinus CUG1416.
GGTTATATTTTTAAAAAACCTCGGATTTAATAAACATTCCATGAATAAAAATAATAGAGAACTTGCTTCTGTATCAAAAATATTTTGTTTATTTTGAATTTTGCATGGGAGGTTAAACTGATTTAATTTGTTTTTCAAATCTAAACATTGCGAATTGTTTAATGTAAGAATCGCAATTTTGTCAATATCAATTTCTTTATTATTTAAAATAAAGTTAACTATGTAATGAGTTACAAGATCCTCTATATCAGTCTTTTTTTTTGAAAATTCTACAATTTCAAATACATCCTTAAATTTAAATTCAGAATTAATGTTTTCATTAATTCGAGAGGTTAATTTCCTATATTGTAGTTTTGATTGTTTAAGTCCATTCTTATAAAGTTTATTAATAATATCCATTAACTTTTTTGAGGATCTATAGTTATCTGTAAGACTAAAAACTTCAATTGCATTAGATCTTGCATCTAAGTAAGTTTCAATATCTCCACCTCTAAATTTGTAGATAGCTTGTTTTGGATCACCTACACAAAGTAAAAAATGATTTTTAGTATTAAAGAATTTTTTTAGTAAATTCCACTGAGTATTATCTGTATCTTGAAACTCATCTACTAAGACACATTTAAAACTTTTTTGAATTTTAGATAGAGTACCACTATTACTAATTTCTGAATCTAGAAATGTATTTTCCACAGTCTTTATAAGATCATTGAAGTTAAAAATAGAAAAACTTTCCTTTAATTCAATTAATTTTATATAAGCTAATTGGGTAAATATTCTTACAAATTCAGTATAGAAACCTTCTTTTATTTTATAAATTTTATCTTGTAATAAATTAAATTTAGTAAAATCTAATTTAAGATTATGTTTATTAATTTCTTTAGATATATTTTCTATATAAAAATATTTAAATAAAAGATCATCTTTAGAAATCTCATATATAAAATCAATCACATTTTTCGAATTAAGATTTTTGTTAATCTCTTCAATCCAACAAATTATTTGATTAAACTTATCATTTCTGGGTTTTGCTGCATATATTTGACTTTTACCACCAGAGTCCTTAATTAATTTCCCCAACTCTATAAGTTGTAAAAATAATTCCTTACCTTTCTTATTCCATTCAAAACAAAACTCATTCCAATTTAAATAAAAATATTCATTAAAATAACTATTTAGATCAATAATCTTATATTTATTATTTATTTGAAAGTTACAAATATTTTCTTGATCTATGTTTTTTAAAATTTCAACAAAAAATGACTTGTTGATTCTACTTCCAAATCTAGAACTTATTTTTTTTTTGTTGACTGCTGAAATAAGCTCAGGATTAAGATTTAGAAAATCATCAATCCACAAATTATCTATCACATCTTTATAAAAATTATCTATATTATTCTCAATGTATGGATCTTGAGTTACTCCTATTTCAATACTATATTCATCAATAATATTATTGCAAAAAGAATGAAATGTAGTTACTTGTAACTTATAAATTTCATTAACAAAATTATCAATTTCAGATATAATCTTTTCCTTAGATTTTTCCTTTTCCTTAAAATTTAGATACCAATCCTTAAGAGTATTATCTATCTCAATTTCATTATGATTTTGCAAATATAATTTTAAATCCTGAAATCTAAAAAGTATTTTTTCTCTTAGTTCAGAACACGTATTTTTTGTAAAACTTAATAAGAGTATCTCATCTGGTTTAATTTTTTTCTCCAAAACATTTCTTAAAACTAGGTGAGCCAAAGAGAAACTTTTGCCAGTGCCTGCACTTGCTTCTAGTAATTTAAATTTATTATCTAATTTAATTTTATTAATATCCATATCTTTATTTAATTAATATTTGACCTCATTTTTATAAAGTAGGTAATTCTTAAATTTTTTGTTTAAATATTGTTCTTCTAAAGCAATCTTAAATTTAATTATTAAACCCAGACTTATTGATAAAATTAAATAATAAAAAGATAGCTTTGTTATAAAAAAGCCAAAGGAAATTAATATCAAAGAATAGTACATAGGATGACGCATAAATCGATAAATACCTGTATTAACAAGATTGCTATTGTTTACAGGTCTTGGGAAAGGGGATAAATTTCTACCTAAGTCTTTAATTGCAACTATCAACATTATGAAAGCGATTATGATAGTTAAAAACCCCACTAAATAAGAAAAAGGAGTGACTTGAATTATTTGTTTTTGTGGAATAAATTCCCATTGAAAAAAATGGAGACTAATAAGAAAGAACTGTAAAAAAACAAGAATTAGTTCATAAGCACATTTTAAAAAAATTTTTAACCGAAATTTAGTCATTATTTATTTCTTTAATGCTTCAATAAGAGGACCATATAATCTGAATGATAATTTATCAAAATTATTATTTCCAAAAAAGAAATATGGTTCTTTTTCATTTCCAAAACACAATTTCATTTCGATAGTATCTCTTTCTCCTTTAGAAAAATTTTTATTACCAATCCATCTATCGGAAAAAGCTTTTTTCTCATTTTTTGATTTTATTTTTGCTTCTACGTATTTATAAGTACTTTCTGGAGGAAGAGGTAAACATTTTTCAGAAAAATTTTTAAAAATATTTATGTATTCCTCCAAAATTAAATTTGATTCAATTGCTCCGGGTAATTGAATAATTTGTGATTTATAATGATTTTCTGTTCTAAAAATTACTTTAGTCTTTTGTATATTCTTCTTTAAAGAAGAAATAAAGAGTGATTTTATCCAAGCTTCTGTCAAACGACTTAAACTTAGTTTTGTATGAATTAATTCAATTACGGTGTCATCGGCGATGAAATATTCTTCTTTATTTGCATTTGATTTAACATAAATTCTATTAATCTTATTATCTTGACTCAAAAGGGCAGATAGACTACCTAATAAATCTTTGATTTCTTTTTCTTTTATAAAAATACTATTTTTGGAAATAATAATACCATTTTCAACCAATTGATCTTTAATATTCAAATTTTTTAAATCATCAATAAAATTATGGTTATCAATCTCTAATTCCTTGATTATTTTGTTAATTAGTTGAGATTTCTGAAGATTACTTACATACTCCTCATCTGGATGATGAATAAATATTTCCTTAGGAGAAATATTTTTTTTATTTAGCCAATATTTTTGTGGATTCTTGAACCAATAAATCAGTTCTGATAATTTGTAATTTTTAATATCAGATTTTATTTCATTCCAATCTATATCTTTTACTAGGGAATAATTACTTTTAATTATCTTAGAACTATCAATATTAATTATTTCTTTTTTAATTAAATCAGAATCTTTAATTATTAGTTCTCTTTGGCCTTGGTTTAAGAAACTATCAAAAAAAGAAATTAACTCTTTTATAGGAAAAGAAACATCTAATTTTTTATTGTTTTTGTCATTCTTTACCCAAGTAACTATAAATTTATCTCTACAGGCAATTAACAACTCTAGAAATGAATATTTCTCTCTTTCAAAAACTGATGGATCGCCCAGGTGATATTTATTATTTAATAAATTAATATTTTCATTCTTTGGTGATTTTGGATAATAAACGCTATTCATATCTATTAGGAAGATAACCTTATTTGGAATATGCCTTGCATTCTCAATATCACTTACTAGGATCTTGTTTATACGTGATTTACTTTGATATTTAGCTTTATTTATGCAAGAAATTAATATCTCTCTAAAAACATTTAACAAAATAAGATCCTCAGGAATTAAAGGTATTGCGTAATTATCAAGAATTCTATTTATTTCACTTATTTCTAAATTAAAATTTGCATTATAATCAGCGATACTTTTTAATATAAACTTTATCTTTTCAACCCAAATTGAGTAAGAAAAAGATCCCCTTAGTAAATTAATATATTTTTTTAAATGTAGTAATATTTTAACCCATTTATTCAAATCCAAACTTATATTTTTTGGGCTAAATGGTTTTAAATTAAAAGTACTTAAATTGACTTCTTTGTCATAAATCAAGCCTAAAATAATTCTATTTATAGACCACTCTAGTGTATTTTTTTCTTCCCCTAATCTTTCATTGGCATCTAATCCCCAATGAAAACCAACTTTATTAAGTAAAAAAATAATTTCTTCCTTCTCATTAATATGAAAATCAAAAATGTTCTGAGTTACTTTTTTAGAAAGAATATAATCTATTTTTTCAAGTGTAATTTTCTCATTTGCTATTTCAGTGATGTCAATTAAAAATTTATATATGTCTGGAGAATCATGATTATCTTCATCAATAAAAAAATAAGGTATCTTCTCACCATTAATTAATTCATTATTAAAGACATACCTTAGATAAGGTTTAATTAGATTAGTTTGTGGAGATAAAATAGCAATATCACTATATTTAATATTCTCGCAAGAATTTATTATTTCTATAATTTTGTTTCTTAAATATTCTAATTGACTATTCTGATTAGAATGCTCACAAAGTAATATCGAATCATCACTTTTATTTACTATAAAATCATTTCTATTATTATCAATTAGTCTTTTTTGTATTTGATTAAGAAGAGGAATATCTTTCTTCTTATTAAAATTATTTGTTGGATCAATGTATATTAGATTATTTTTTAAATTTATACCTTCCTTATAAATATTTTCCTCAATTAATTTCTGAAAGTTTGCTCCAAATTTACCAAATATTTTCTCTATATTTTTATTATTTAAATTCAATTTACTTTCATAATTATCAAATTCCAACTCACCTTCAAGACAATTTATTCTTTTCCATAAATCATTTCCTGCAGATATTAAATATAAATTTACCTTAGTAAACTTAGAAAGTTCTGAATAAAAATTAATATATAGTTTTGATAAATTATTATCTGAAATAATATAAATTTGATTTGGGACTTTAATTTGAAAGTTTTTCATTTTACTTAAATTCTTAATTACTTCAATCATGTATAAACATGAAGGTTTTTCAGATATCTTTTTCTCTAATAATTTATATAAAATAGGTTGCCAAAATTGATCTGAATTTAAATTCTTAAATAGATTAAGTGAATTAATTTCATATCTATTCCAGTCAGCAATCATTTCTGGTCTAAAAATTAGATAATCAATAAAATTATTCGTGATCTTTTTTGTCAGATTATATAGGTCTCCATCAATTGTCTTTTTATTATCCAAATATTTATTAATCCAATTTCTAAGTGGAAATGATTCTTTAAAGCTATTTAATTCTTCTAAAGAATCAACAATTCCCCATTTAATTGATTCAAAATTCCATAACCCCATATCAATGTCAGGAAAAAAATTTGTCAATAATGATTCGGTGTAACTTGATATTGTCTTTAATTCATAAAGAGCACTTATTTTATTTTTTATAGTTATTTGTTCACTTAACCACTTACCCAAAACATAATTAGGAACAGCTATTTCTAATTTCTCAGTTATAAAAGGAGGAGATATTTTTAATTCTTCTGCTAGCAGATCACTAATTACTTCAATTTTGTTTGACTTATAAAGATTGAGCAATTTATTAATTCTTTGTATTACTAAACTTTAAATGGATCAGTTATTTCTGCATTAGGACATTCGAATTCCCCCACGGCAACGAACTCTAAACGAAGCTTTAAGAAAGTTATAAATTTTTTATCGGTAGATAAAACAGCTGCTGGGGGGGAGGGGATCTTTGCTGTTAGATTCTTAAATTGAGAAGTTTGTAAAAAGGATGGATTTTTTAAAAGCCAAAAATCTATTTCTTTATTGTTTTCTTTATAATTCCTCTCCCTCTCTTTCAAAATCTCTTCAATTGGTTCTTCAACTGTTAAAAATTTTTGACTTGCCGCGACGAAAAAATATTTTGTCATTTGAAATTTAATTTGAGTTAATAAGTGACTTCATTTCACGAACAGACTTTTCTAATCCTACCGCTAAAGCCCTTGCAACAATACTATGACCTATGTTTAACTCGTTAATATTGTTAATTGATGCAATTTTTTTTACATTATTGTAATTTAGTCCATGACCAGCATTAACAACTAATCCTAGGTCATTTGCTTCTTGTGTAGACTCAACAATCCTTTGAAGCTCTTTATGTTGATTATAACCGGTTAGTTCAGCATATTTACCAGTATGTAATTCTATAAAATTAAACCCTATTTCTTTTGAATAATTGATCTGCTCACAAATAGGATCAATAAAAGCACTTACTTCAATATTGGAATCATTTAAATTTTCAACAAAATTCTTAAGGTATTTCATATTCCCTTTTACATCCAATCCCCCTTCAGTGGTAACTTCCTCTCTTTTCTCTGGTACTAGTGTTACATAATCTGGAAGAAGCTTTTTGGCAATTTCTAACATTTCTTCTGTAGCAGCCATTTCTAAATTAAGTTTTGTTTTGATAGTTTCTTTCAAAAGAAATACATCTCTATCTTGTATGTGTCTTCTATCCTCTCTTAAATGAACGGTAATTGAATCTGCTCCACCTAATTCAGCTAAAAAAGCAAATTGTACAGGGTCGGGCTCTATAGTTTTCCTGGCCTGTCTAACATTAGCGATATGGTCAATGTTTACTCCTAAAGTGGTCATAATTTCAAAATCTTAGTTTCTAGACAATCTAGTAACCGCCCAATAATAGCTAATAAAAAATTACAAACCTATAAATTATTAATATATAGTTAATTGAACTTGAAGAAAAAATCTATTGATACTCATTATGGTATTAATCCTGTTTTAGGTTTTTTAGCGATGTTTGTTACCCAGGACATTGTAATAAAGGTTTTTTTTAGTGAAATAACAATAATAAATAAAAGTTTTTCAATACCAAAAAATTCTTCAATTATTTTGGCCCCAACCCATAGATCAAGATGGGATGGTTTGATTCTTACTAAGGCAATAGGTAGGAGGGTAACCAGTAATGATTGTAGATTTATGGTTACAAATTCTGAAATGAAAGGAATCCAAGGTTGGTTTTTAAAAAGACTCGGTTGTTTTTCAATTGATCAATTATCTCCTTCTCTATCAGTATTAAGATATGCTGTAAATCTAATAGTAAAAAAGAATCAACTCGTAGTTTTCCCTGAGGGCAAAATTAATAAATATGGCAAAAAATTAACTCTCAAAGAGGGTTTGTATAGATTAGCTCTGATGGCAGCAAAAAAAACAAACTCAATTTTTATAATTCCAATAGGGATTGCTTATAGCCAGGTATCTCCAAAAATCAGAGGAACAGCTTCCTTATACATTGGAGATCCTATGTTAGTAAATAAAAATTCCAATTTATCAATTAATGAATTTAATGAAATTTTGAATAAAAGAATGCACAACGCAGAAAAAATTGCTTTAAAAAATGTAGGTCGATAAATCCATTATCAGTTAATATTAAATTTAATAATTTATAAGAGAATATGAAATTCTTAAGAATGATCCCAATAATTTTTATGTTTATAGGGATACCATCGTATATGAACCTATCTTATGCAGAAAGTAAGAACCCAAATGAATATAAGGTTCTTTCAAGTACAAACAAAAAGCTATCAATCTCTGATGTCCAAGATTACTTAAACAATGGCGACAAACTTGTAAAAGATGGTGATTTTGAAAAAGCAAAGCAAACTTATGATAAAGCAAGGAATTTAGCAAGACAACTTGCTGGATTCTATAGAGATCTCAATGGATCATTCAAAGGTTTAGACGCAAGAATTCCTCTTGAATTGGATAAAAAAGGGAGAAAATCTATAAAAATATGGGCACAATCAAATGCCAGATTGGCTTCTCTCTACAAAAGGAAAAAACAACCTGAGGTAGCTGTACCTTTACTTGTTGAAATAATTAGATTAATGACTCCAAATAGTACTGAAGGTAAAGAAGCATATCAGAATTTATTACAACTTGGTTTCGTTGAAACAACTTATAAAGGTTTCTAAATAATTATCATGATTACTAAATCAAAAGTTATAGGCTTAATTACAAAAAAATTACCGGATTCTGAAGTAAAAGTTGAAAATCTTAAGGGAAATGATCATTTACAAGTTACGGTAATCTCATCAATGTTCAATGGATTATCATTAGTTAAACAACATCAACTAGTCTATTCTGCCCTTAAAGAAGAATTAGCTTCAGAGGCTATCCATGCACTAGCCCTAAAAACAGAAACCCCAAGTTAAATTATGGAAAATCTTACTAAAGATAAAATTCAAAACCTAATAGAATCAAATCCAGTTATGGTTTTCATGAAAGGTACTAAATTAATGCCTCAATGCGGATTCTCCAACAACGTCGTTCAAATTCTCAACTCTCTAGGTGTTGAATTTAGCACTTTTGATGTTCTTAGTGATTTTGATGTAAGAGAAGGTATTAAAGAATATTCAGATTGGCCTACTATCCCTCAAGTTTATTTAAAAGGTGAATTTCTAGGAGGATCAGACATTCTTATTGAAATGTACAACGCTGGGACCTTAAAAGAAAAGATTGAAATCGAATTAGCATCCTAAAACAATTAATAAGTATAAATACTGATATTAGTTAATAAAAATTAATATTTTAAACTCTTTTTTTATCAAAAAAACCATTATTTACATCCCCACCTGGTTCAATAAAACTCGATGGATCTAAAATCCATCTTTCTATTAATCTTTCTAATTTCTCTTGATCTCTCTGCTCTAAACTACTGCAATTCCTTAAGGCTTGGAGATAACCATCACAATATAGCTTCAGGTCTGAAGGGGTATGAAAACGACTAACCAAGGCTTGGCAACTATCGCAAATTGATTGAAAATGACGAATTGCTTTAGGATTTTCAAATGATGTCATAATTCGATAGATTCTGATTTTTATTTAGCATTTGTTATACCTTATTAAGGATGATACAAAATTGCCTGGCCCAACAGTAATTAAGAATGCAATCAACTGAGCAAATCTTAGCTCCAACCCCTGGCAGTTCACAATTGCCTACGAGCCCTCAAACACCCTCAAGAGTTCTTGTTGTTGAACCTCACCCCACACTAAGAACTGTCCTTGTACAAAGACTTCGTCAAGATGGTCACTTAGCTGCTGCAGTTGGTTCAGCCGCAGAAGCAGTTGACCTATGTCGAGAACAATCACCTGACCTATTGGTCAGCGCAGAAATTCTTGAGCACAACACTGCAATGAGGTTAGCCCAACAGTTGGGATGCTCAGTAATCGTTTTAACTGCCAGATCAGGTGTTGAAGCACTAGTCAATTTATTAGATGAAGGAGCTGATGATGTTCTCAGAAAACCATTTGGTCTTGAAGAGTTGGCCGCTAGATGTAGAACACTTTTGAAAAGAGGAAGAATAGGACTACAAGAAAAAGTTGAAGTTGGACCTTTAGAAGTCCATCTTCTCCTAAGACAGGTAACACTTAGTGAGAAACCCGTAGAATTAAGCCCGAGGGAGTTTGCGTTACTTTGTGCTTTGCTTATGCCCCCAGGGATGGTAAGAAGTAGACAGGAGCTTTTAAGGATGGCTTGGCCTCCTTTTAGCGGAGGCCCAAGGTCGGTAGATACTCAAGTATTAACTTTAAGAAGAAAACTAGAACAGGCAGGTCTAGGAGAAGGGGGCGGTATAACAACAGTAAGACAGCAAGGATATAGATTTAGTCTTGATAATATCTAAACCAAAAATAAGATAATTTCTCCAACGATCATCAGAAATGATAACATTGTCAGTAATTTATAAGTCCATAAAGGTGAGATATAAGATATAACCTCTGTACTGATATTTGTTTTACTCTCAATTTTATCTAAAAATATACCAAAATTTTCAATACGTTGTGGTACTAGAAAAGTTCTACCTTTTGCATCAACAAAATAAAAAACTTTACTACCCTGGCTTGTTTGTAGTGGTTTTATAGACTTAATTTCTTTCCAAAGGATTTCCCAATTATTTTTGCCAAAGGCTCTAGAAATAAAACTTGTTTTATAAGAAATTTTCTGTTCACATGTTTCTACATAATCACTATTAATATTGATAATCAAAAATAGACCTAAAATGAAGAAAAATAATGAAGGTATTTTTAATTGTTCACTTGAAATAAATGGAATAGGAACTGTAAGAGCTATATATAAAGAGATTAGAGAGCTTTTTACAGCAAAAAGTATTTTATATTTTTCTTTCATAAGGTTTATGTTTTATTCAATCTGGTAACTTAAAATCATTAATTTTTAACTTTGATCCAATTTTATGTGCACATGCATAACCACTAAAAGCCACAGCATTCAAACCTTGCCCTGGGAAACATGAGTCCCCTACACAATAAAGATTTTCAATATTTGTTGTATTGAAAGGCATTGGAAGAAGTCCAAGTAATTTTTTATTGGGAATTGGCCCGTAACTACCCTCAAATCTTCCAAGAAACTTTCTATGAGTTCTAGGAGTGCCAATTTCTTTATGGTCAATATTTTGATCTAATTTTGGGATTATCTTTGAAATCTTTCCTATTAAAAAAGAATAATAATTTTCTTTTTTAGTAAGATATTCCTCTCTTGAAAGATTTTCCCATTCACTTATAGAAGAAGGGGTAAAGGCGTGAATGATGTGTTTGCCCTCAGGAGCTAAAGATGAATCTAAAATGGTGGGAATAGAAATAAAAATTACTCCTTTTTCATTTTCTAATTCTTCCCAATCCTCAACGATAATATGATGACAATTAAATTTTTTATCTATTAATTCTCCTGCTACGCCTAAGTGTATTGAAACAAAAGATGGAGAAGGCTTGTAAGTTTCAGACCACTTATATTCACTTTTTGGTACGTAATCTCTTGCAATTAACCCTTTATCATTATTTTTAAGACCAAAAGTATCCCATCTTGTGGAATTAGAAACAATTATATCTGAGTAAATTTCTTCTCCATTTGATAGTTTTACGCCTACAGCTTTTTCATTTTTTAAAAGTATTTCAGTAACATTAGCTCTATAACGTATTTTGCTACCTAATTTTTCAATCCCAGTAACTAATTTCTCTGCAATCTTACCTACTCCTCCTTTTGGATAGTTAATACCTCCAACATGTCTATCTGTAAAAACCATTCCTGCATTTATCATTGGGGTTTTAAGAGCAGGCATAACTGACCAACAAAAACATTCAATATCAATAAACTTCAATAGTTCAGTATCTTTAATATATTTTCTTGCAACATCTCCAGCATTTATTGGTAGCCATCTTGCGAGACCTAGGCAAGATAATGGCGCTTTAAAAAAGACCTTAAAAAGATAGACAGGATCCTCAATTGACAAAAGAGGCATAGAATCAAGACAGTCAAATACCTTTTTGCAGGTTCCATAAAATTTCCTTATACCTTCTTTTTCTTTTGGGAAGCGATCCGATAATTTACTAATAAATTCTTCATATTCTCTATCAACTGAAATACTCAAATTATTTGGAAGATGATACTCCAATTGAACAGGATCAGGAATTGTTTCACATTTTTCTTTTACATCTTTTAAAGCGCGAGTTAATAAATTGGTATAACCTTTCTCTCCAAATCCGAAAATCATTGAAGCTCCAACATCAAATGTATAACCTTTTCTCTTAAAAGATCCTCCACTTCCCCCTGGAATAATATATTTTTCAAGAACTAATACTTTCGAACCCTTTGCCGCTAACTGTGAAGCTGTAACCAACCCTCCTATTCCGGAACCGATAATAATTACGTCAAATTTTTCTTTATTGGCTTTCATTTTTAAATTATTCAATAATTCATTTTAATTAATTCGAACACCTAATTGATCTTTTTCGAAACATGAATCTAATATTTCTTTAAAATCTTGCAAGACTTCAAGAGACCTTTTTTGGTATGCTTTATAACGTATTTTTTTGTCCTTTATTTTATTGTTTAGTTCTGGCACTAATCCAAATGAGGGAGGAATTGGTTGGAATTTATTTTTTTTCTGATTAGACATTATTATATTTTTATTGCTAATAAAGTTCATCAGAGAGCCTATCATTGATTGCTTAGGGAAAGTAACTGGACTTTTATTCATTGCTAGTAAAGAGGCATTAATGCCAGCTAGTAAACCTCCCGCAGCAGCAGCGGCATAACCTTCAGTACCTGTTATTTGGCCAGCGGCAAGAAGTGAATCTCTTTTTAAAAATTGAAGTGTTGGCAAAAGTAGTTTAGGAGATTCTAAAAATGTATTCCTATGCATTACACCAAAACGAACAAACTCAGCTTTTTCTAAACCAGGAATCATTCTAAATATTCTTTTTTGTTCTGACCATTTGAGGTTAGTCTGGAAACCAACCATATTTAGTAATTTGCCTTCTAAATCTTCTTTTCTTAATTGAACAATTGCATGGGGTCTCTTTTTTAATCTATTTTCTCTATCGAATAAATCTCCCCATTCTGGATTCCATAAACCAATAGATTTCAAAGGTCCAAATCGCATTGTTTCAACACCTCTTCTAGCTATTTCTTCAATGGGTAAACAAGCTTCAAAGAAATTTGCAGATTCTTTTTCGAAATCTTTCAAAGAGGCCTGATTACCTTCAATTAATTCATTCCTAAAATTTATATATTCATTTTCGTTCATTGGACAATTTAAATATGCTGGATCACCTTTATCGTATCTGCTTGCCTTAAAGACTATTTTATGGTCAATAGTATCACCATAGATAATTGGGCTCGCTGCATCAAAAAAATGACAAGAATCTATACCTGTGAAATTTTTAATCTTGCTACCTAATTCATCTGATGTTAATGGCCCAGTAGCAAGTACGGTTATATTTTCTTTACCAGGTAGATCTAATTGTTCAATTTTTTTTATTTCAATTAAAGGATGACTTGATAAAACTTCTGTCAAGCATTTACTAAATTTTGATCTATCAACAGCTAAAGCACCTCCCGCAGGGACAGAGAACTTGTCTGCTGTATTTATTATCAAAGAGTTAAATGTTCTTAATTCTGCTTGCAAAAGGCCCGCGGCCCTATCGGGACTTAAGGCCCCAAAACTATTACTACAAACCAATTCACCAAAGTCTCCAGTGTGATGAGCTGGAGTTAGATGAAAAGGCCTCATTTCAATTAATTCAACGGGGATACCTGCATTAGCTATTTGCCAAGCAGCTTCACTACCAGCAAGACCAGCTCCTATTACAATT
It includes:
- a CDS encoding UvrD-helicase domain-containing protein; the encoded protein is MDINKIKLDNKFKLLEASAGTGKSFSLAHLVLRNVLEKKIKPDEILLLSFTKNTCSELREKILFRFQDLKLYLQNHNEIEIDNTLKDWYLNFKEKEKSKEKIISEIDNFVNEIYKLQVTTFHSFCNNIIDEYSIEIGVTQDPYIENNIDNFYKDVIDNLWIDDFLNLNPELISAVNKKKISSRFGSRINKSFFVEILKNIDQENICNFQINNKYKIIDLNSYFNEYFYLNWNEFCFEWNKKGKELFLQLIELGKLIKDSGGKSQIYAAKPRNDKFNQIICWIEEINKNLNSKNVIDFIYEISKDDLLFKYFYIENISKEINKHNLKLDFTKFNLLQDKIYKIKEGFYTEFVRIFTQLAYIKLIELKESFSIFNFNDLIKTVENTFLDSEISNSGTLSKIQKSFKCVLVDEFQDTDNTQWNLLKKFFNTKNHFLLCVGDPKQAIYKFRGGDIETYLDARSNAIEVFSLTDNYRSSKKLMDIINKLYKNGLKQSKLQYRKLTSRINENINSEFKFKDVFEIVEFSKKKTDIEDLVTHYIVNFILNNKEIDIDKIAILTLNNSQCLDLKNKLNQFNLPCKIQNKQNIFDTEASSLLFLFMECLLNPRFFKNITLLAASKFIEIKLEELLDDGISNNLETLINKCINWSQELKEKGFLNIVNELLINYKSSSIIQDSDLNSNLFQLSEIVEIELINNDFNLNKVFKWYKNQLDLSLRICTGEDFLTKDYNLQNGINLYTIHSSKGLEFDMVLCPYLSIISNKSNKIKGPIWKSNIDRNIYINISNNYAKVKKFKLIEEEDLFKESERLIYVALTRSKYKLIVFNDLEDTNNILNNDLLNNLENINIYKSNFEDRIEKEKIKEIFAKFQNTRFNNNIWKTDNVNKKISKEFNSDQLISYSSYSSWIRKDKNIEAVINQYKDYEDNISIIKESNFKNSKNYPNYFSYPNPLSEFPKGNIAGTCLHKIIERFEFRNDNNQELIDLIIEELNLHQIDTSLAFKVKDAILRIINISLGSKLQNKKLVDIPNEYLIKEVKYDLTLSYEGRNINSHDISKCFLLDQEYEFGEEYADKINDLQFMNKGFHSGCIDCIFPVGNTLEDSKWWVIDWKSNLISGSDNSDCLPRNYNYENMRDEMIKHHYPLQSHLYLLALHRLLKWRLKNYQPHKHLGGYIYLFLKGLPDLELFEKSNWKDISPGVFISNAPLMRINYLDNLF
- a CDS encoding MgPME-cyclase complex family protein, whose translation is MTKYFFVAASQKFLTVEEPIEEILKERERNYKENNKEIDFWLLKNPSFLQTSQFKNLTAKIPSPPAAVLSTDKKFITFLKLRLEFVAVGEFECPNAEITDPFKV
- a CDS encoding exodeoxyribonuclease V subunit gamma, which produces MLNLYKSNKIEVISDLLAEELKISPPFITEKLEIAVPNYVLGKWLSEQITIKNKISALYELKTISSYTESLLTNFFPDIDMGLWNFESIKWGIVDSLEELNSFKESFPLRNWINKYLDNKKTIDGDLYNLTKKITNNFIDYLIFRPEMIADWNRYEINSLNLFKNLNSDQFWQPILYKLLEKKISEKPSCLYMIEVIKNLSKMKNFQIKVPNQIYIISDNNLSKLYINFYSELSKFTKVNLYLISAGNDLWKRINCLEGELEFDNYESKLNLNNKNIEKIFGKFGANFQKLIEENIYKEGINLKNNLIYIDPTNNFNKKKDIPLLNQIQKRLIDNNRNDFIVNKSDDSILLCEHSNQNSQLEYLRNKIIEIINSCENIKYSDIAILSPQTNLIKPYLRYVFNNELINGEKIPYFFIDEDNHDSPDIYKFLIDITEIANEKITLEKIDYILSKKVTQNIFDFHINEKEEIIFLLNKVGFHWGLDANERLGEEKNTLEWSINRIILGLIYDKEVNLSTFNLKPFSPKNISLDLNKWVKILLHLKKYINLLRGSFSYSIWVEKIKFILKSIADYNANFNLEISEINRILDNYAIPLIPEDLILLNVFREILISCINKAKYQSKSRINKILVSDIENARHIPNKVIFLIDMNSVYYPKSPKNENINLLNNKYHLGDPSVFEREKYSFLELLIACRDKFIVTWVKNDKNNKKLDVSFPIKELISFFDSFLNQGQRELIIKDSDLIKKEIINIDSSKIIKSNYSLVKDIDWNEIKSDIKNYKLSELIYWFKNPQKYWLNKKNISPKEIFIHHPDEEYVSNLQKSQLINKIIKELEIDNHNFIDDLKNLNIKDQLVENGIIISKNSIFIKEKEIKDLLGSLSALLSQDNKINRIYVKSNANKEEYFIADDTVIELIHTKLSLSRLTEAWIKSLFISSLKKNIQKTKVIFRTENHYKSQIIQLPGAIESNLILEEYINIFKNFSEKCLPLPPESTYKYVEAKIKSKNEKKAFSDRWIGNKNFSKGERDTIEMKLCFGNEKEPYFFFGNNNFDKLSFRLYGPLIEALKK
- a CDS encoding methyltransferase family protein, which gives rise to MTKFRLKIFLKCAYELILVFLQFFLISLHFFQWEFIPQKQIIQVTPFSYLVGFLTIIIAFIMLIVAIKDLGRNLSPFPRPVNNSNLVNTGIYRFMRHPMYYSLILISFGFFITKLSFYYLILSISLGLIIKFKIALEEQYLNKKFKNYLLYKNEVKY